CAGAATCGGATATTCCTGCAGCTCCTCGTCAATCTCAATCCTGAACTCCAGAATGTCGCGGTAGCGCATCTGCTGGATGATCAGATAGCTGCGCGCGTGATCCAGCTCCGAGCGGATCTGTACCCAGTCGCGCCCTTTGTTCAGACTCAGCCGGAAGAAGCCTGAGAGCGCCTTCACCAGCCGGATCACGCCATCGTGATTGCCGGCTTCCGCCATCCAGACAATCGAATCCAGCGTGTTGTACAGAAAATGCGGGTTGATCTGCGCCTGAAGCGTCCGCAGCTCCGCCTTCTGGAGCTGCTGCTGCCTGCGGATGCTCTGCGCCAGCAGCTCCTTGATCTGCTCAACCATAATGTTGAAGCTCTGCCCCAGATCGGCGATCTCATCGCGGCCGTCCGGCTTCACTTTGGCTTCCAGATAGCCGCTTGCGGTCAGGCGCATCTTGTGCTGAAGCAGCTGGATGGGCCGGGTCAGCCGCCGGGTGAGCAGATAATGGAGAGTGATGGCGAACAGGATGCTTAAGCCTACACTGATGATAATCAGCTGCCTGATCCGGTTGGCCTCGGCCACAATCTCCTGGAGCGGGGCAGTACCGATAATCGTCCAGTCCGTCGCTTGAGAAGAGGTGTGGACGATGAACCGGGGCGGACCGGTGGTCTGCTGCACGAAGCTCCCGCTGCGCTCCAGCTCCCGTGCGGGAAGCCGGGTCGCCTGAACCAGAGCAAGCTCCGCCGCCGAGACAGGCGGCACATAAATGGGATTGCTCTGCGCATCGGTCAGGTAGAAGAACCCGGTGGTCCCGATTGTGACCCTGTCGCAGAAGTCTTTAATGAAGGAATCGCTGAGATCCACAATGATGAAGCCGATAACCTCATGTGTGATCCGCTGCTTGACCGCTGTCATGATCGAGATGACGCCCTGGCTCCCGTACGTGAAGCCGTCGACCCGGTCATAGCTTGACATCAGGGACGGCGGAATCCTGAGAATCAGCTCCGGGCTGCGGGCCAGCTCCTGAAAATGCGGGCTACGCAGCGGATTGCTGCCTGACTGGAAGATGCCCCTGCGCTCGCTGATGCCTTTGCCGTATAGATTAATCAGGCTGATATTGAGTACATTGTCATATTTGTAGGTATCCCGGTAGAGTGTGAAGGTCTGAAGAATATCCTTGGCCTCCTGGTAGGTCTCAGATTGGGAGAACAGGAAGTGAATCACCTGCGGATTATTGCTTAGCTCCAGGAGGCGCTCGGTATCCTTGAACAGGTTATCGATATTCGTCCCCAGCAGATCGGCCTGCAGCATACTTGAAGCCTTGCTGTGGCTGGAAATGGACTGGTAGGATTTCTGGTACGAGATGAGGCCGACGGCAATCAGCGGTATTGTGGACAGCACAATGAACAGAGCCAGCAGTTTGGCTCTCAGACTGGAGGAGATCCAGCGTGTGATCCGCATCATCGGAGTTCCCTTTCACAAGTAGAGTAGAGAATAGAGTAGGTTCACTCTCTAGTTTATAACAAATATTGGAATGCTGGAACAAAAAAGAAAGCGTAAACAAAATTCCCACCTTTTGAATAAAAAAATACACCTGAGCCTCCCGCCCGGAGAAACAAAGCCAAAAATAGAAAGCAAACGCCAAAGGCTGCCCATATAAAACCCCGCCTGTAAGCGTTTAAAATGGGCACAACACCGCAAAACAAGGTGAACACCCCAGGGGGAGGAAAAAAACGTATGAAGAAGTTCGGGAAAATGGGGGCAGCGCTGCTGCTGACCCTGTCCATGACCATGCTTGGCGCTTGCGGCAACAGCAATGGCGGGAATACGGCGGCGAATGCGGGGAAAAACGGAAATGCAGCCACGGAAGCCCCGGCGGCGGATAACGGAGGCAAGACGGCGGGCAAAAGCATAACGCTCGGATTCTCCCAGGTCGGTGCGGAGAGCGGCTGGCGCAGCGCGAATACGAAGTCGATTCAGGATTCTGCCAAGGAGGCAGGCTATACGCTGAAGTTCTCCGATGCGCAGCAGAAGCAGGAGAATCAGATCAAGGCGCTGCGTTCGTTCATCCAGCAGAAGGTGGATGTCATCTCGTTCTCGCCGGTGGTGGAATCAGGCTGGGATACGGTGCTGAAGGAGGCAAAGGCTGCCGGTATACCCGTGGTGCTGACAGACCGGGCGGTAGACTCCAAGGACACCTCGCTGTATGTCACGTTCCTGGGCTCTGACTTCGTAGAGGAAGGCCGCAAGGCGGGGCAATGGCTGACCGAGCAATATAAGGATGCTGCCGAGGACGTTAATATTGTGGAGCTGCAGGGAACTACTGGCTCTGCACCGGCCAATGACCGGATGGCAGGCTTCGCCGAGGTGATTAAGGGCAATCCCCATCTGAAGATCATCGCTTCGCAGACGGGCGACTTCACCCGGGCCAAGGGCAAGGAGGTTATGCAGGCCTTCCTGAAGGCCAACAAGGATATTGATGTGCTGTATGCCCATAACGATGACATGGCGCTTGGAGCCATTCAGGCGATTGAAGCCGCGGGACTCAAGCCCGGTCAGGATATCAAGATTATCTCGGTCGATGCGGTGAAGGACGGAATGCAGGCCGCCAGTGAGGGCAAAATCAACTTCATCGTCGAATGCAACCCGCTGCTCGGCCCGCAGCTCATGCAGGTGGTCCAGGATATCGTGGACGGCAAAACGGTAGAGCCGCGGATCGTCACCGAGGAGACGACGTTTACCTCCGAGCAGGCCAAGGAAGCTTTGCCCAGCCGCGAGTACTAATCAGCAGACCCTAACCGAATCCGGCTCCGGCGGTGCAGCAGCTGCCGGAGCGGTTCGCTATGGAGAGAAGGAGTGGAGGGAATCATGAACACGCAGATGCCCATTCTGCAAATGACCGGAATCCACAAGCGGTTTCCGGGCGTCAAGGCGCTGAGCGGTGTGAATCTCCGCCTGTTCCCGGGCGAGGTTCATGCCTTGATGGGGGAGAACGGCGCCGGCAAGTCCACACTGATCAAGGTGCTGACCGGCGTCTATTCCATTGATGAAGGCAGCGTGGATATGGAGGGGCGGTCCATTGCTATGCACAGCCCGCAGGAATCACAGGCGGCGGGAATCAGCACCGTGTACCAGGAGGTGAATCTGTGTCCCAATCTGAGCGTTGCCGAGAATATCTTCATCGGCAGAGAGCCGCGGCGGCTGGGACGCATCCATTGGAAGGAGATGAACCGCAGGGCGGCGGAGCTGCTCCGGGAACGGATGAACCTGCAGATTGACGTCACGCTTCCCCTGCAGAGCTACTCCGTTGCGGTCCAGCAGCTTGTGGCGATTGCCCGGGCGCTGAATATCTCCGCCAGGGTGCTGATTCTGGATGAGCCGACCTCAAGCCTGGACCAGAACGAAGTGGAGCAGCTGTTCCGCATCATGCGGAAGCTGAAGCAGGACGGATTGGCGATTCTGTTCGTCACGCATTTTCTGGATCAGATGTATGAAATCTCAGACCGGGTGACCATTCTCCGGGGCGGTGAGCCGGCCGGTGAATACATGGTCTCCGAGCTAAGCCGCCTGGATCTGGTGCTGAAAATGATCGGCAAGGAGCTTGATCTGCTGGAGGAGCTGCCGCAGCTGGCAGCGGAGGACAAGAACAGCCTGGGCGGTGAGCTGATCCGGGCGGAGGGGCTCGGCCGCCGGGGCGGCATCGAGCCGTTCGACCTGTCCATCCGCAAGGGCGAGGTGGTTGGACTGGCAGGGCTGCTCGGGTCAGGGAGGACGGAGGCGGCCCGCCTGTTCTTCGGCGCCGATAAGCCGGATTCCGGGCAAGTCACGCTGGCGGCTTCGGGCGGCGGTATCCGCTCGCCCCGGGAAGCGATCGGGCGGCGGATTGCCTTCTGCTCGGAGAACCGCAAGACCGAGGGCATTATCGGCGATCTGACGGTCAGGGAGAACATCATTCTGGCGCTCCAGGCCAAGAACGGGATGTTCCGCACGATCTCCCGCAAGCGGCAGGAGGAGCTGGCCGAAGAATACATCCGTCTGCTGAATATTAACCCTCCAAGCCCGGAGCAGCTAATCCGGAACCTGAGCGGCGGCAATCAGCAGAAGGTGCTGCTGGCCCGCTGGCTGCTGACCGAGCCGGAGCTGTTCATCCTCGATGAGCCGACACGCGGTATTGACATCGGGGCCAAGGCAGAGATTCAGAAGCTGGTGCTGACGCTGTCGCGGCAGGGCATGTCCTTCCTGTTCATCTCCTCGGAGCTGGAGGAGGTGCTGCGCGTCAGCGACCGGATCGCCATCCTGCGCGACCGCCGCAAGGTGAAGGAAATCTCGGACAAGGACATGAGCCAGCAGCAGATGATGCAGGCGATTGCAGGAGGCTAATCTATGAAGAACCGAATGGTCAAGCATCACTTATTTTGGCCGCTGTGCGTGCTGGCTGCACTGCTGCTGTTCAATCTGTGCTACTCGCCGGACTTCTTCGCGATTACGGTCCATGACGGACATCTGTATGGCAGCCTGATTGATATTCTGAACTTCGGCGCACCGCTTATGCTGGTCGCCATCGGAATGACCCTGGTGGTGGCCACCAAGGGAATCGACCTGTCAGTCGGCTCGATCGTTGCGATCTCCGGGGCTGTTGCCTGCCTGGGCATCAGCAAGGGGGCGGACCAGAACAGCATGGGTCTGATCCTCACCTCGGTGCTGCTGGCTGTAGTGCTCTCGCTGGTGCTCGGCGCCTGGAACGGCCTGCTGGTCTCCGGGGCCGGGATTCAGCCGATTATCGCTACGCTTATATTGATGGTGGCAGGCAGGGGAATCGCCCAGCTGATCACCGGCGGGCAGATCATTACGGTGACCAGCGCGAACTATGCCTATATCGGGTCCGGCTCGCTGGCTGCGCTGCCCTTCTCGATCTTCGTTGTCGCCCTGATGCTGGTGATCGCCCTGCTGCTTACCCGCCGGACGGCCCTCGGCCTGTTCATCGAGTCGGCCGGCTGCAACCCCGCCGCCAGCCTGATGTCCGGCATCCGCGCCCGGTACGTGATTCTGGCCGTGTACGTATTCTGCGGCCTATGCGCCGGCATCGCCGGCCTGCTGCTCAGCTCGAATGTCTCCAGCGCTGACGGCAACAATGCCGGACTCTGGTATGAGCTGGATGCCATCCTGGCCGTGGTCATCGGCGGAACCTCGCTTAGCGGCGGCCGGTTCTATCTCACCGGGACCGTCATCGGCGCGCTGATTATCCAGA
This region of Paenibacillus sp. FSL K6-1096 genomic DNA includes:
- a CDS encoding sensor histidine kinase — its product is MMRITRWISSSLRAKLLALFIVLSTIPLIAVGLISYQKSYQSISSHSKASSMLQADLLGTNIDNLFKDTERLLELSNNPQVIHFLFSQSETYQEAKDILQTFTLYRDTYKYDNVLNISLINLYGKGISERRGIFQSGSNPLRSPHFQELARSPELILRIPPSLMSSYDRVDGFTYGSQGVISIMTAVKQRITHEVIGFIIVDLSDSFIKDFCDRVTIGTTGFFYLTDAQSNPIYVPPVSAAELALVQATRLPARELERSGSFVQQTTGPPRFIVHTSSQATDWTIIGTAPLQEIVAEANRIRQLIIISVGLSILFAITLHYLLTRRLTRPIQLLQHKMRLTASGYLEAKVKPDGRDEIADLGQSFNIMVEQIKELLAQSIRRQQQLQKAELRTLQAQINPHFLYNTLDSIVWMAEAGNHDGVIRLVKALSGFFRLSLNKGRDWVQIRSELDHARSYLIIQQMRYRDILEFRIEIDEELQEYPILNMTLQPLIENALYHGIKNKRGKGLIRIGGYSDGGTIMLTVSDNGIGIPGERLEALRASIEQPVQAGDTDAEQSGFGLQNVHQRLRLYFGAEYGIRLDSTEGYGTHITVRIPKNRGSKDEEDYAGG
- a CDS encoding sugar ABC transporter ATP-binding protein, producing the protein MNTQMPILQMTGIHKRFPGVKALSGVNLRLFPGEVHALMGENGAGKSTLIKVLTGVYSIDEGSVDMEGRSIAMHSPQESQAAGISTVYQEVNLCPNLSVAENIFIGREPRRLGRIHWKEMNRRAAELLRERMNLQIDVTLPLQSYSVAVQQLVAIARALNISARVLILDEPTSSLDQNEVEQLFRIMRKLKQDGLAILFVTHFLDQMYEISDRVTILRGGEPAGEYMVSELSRLDLVLKMIGKELDLLEELPQLAAEDKNSLGGELIRAEGLGRRGGIEPFDLSIRKGEVVGLAGLLGSGRTEAARLFFGADKPDSGQVTLAASGGGIRSPREAIGRRIAFCSENRKTEGIIGDLTVRENIILALQAKNGMFRTISRKRQEELAEEYIRLLNINPPSPEQLIRNLSGGNQQKVLLARWLLTEPELFILDEPTRGIDIGAKAEIQKLVLTLSRQGMSFLFISSELEEVLRVSDRIAILRDRRKVKEISDKDMSQQQMMQAIAGG
- a CDS encoding ABC transporter substrate-binding protein; this encodes MKKFGKMGAALLLTLSMTMLGACGNSNGGNTAANAGKNGNAATEAPAADNGGKTAGKSITLGFSQVGAESGWRSANTKSIQDSAKEAGYTLKFSDAQQKQENQIKALRSFIQQKVDVISFSPVVESGWDTVLKEAKAAGIPVVLTDRAVDSKDTSLYVTFLGSDFVEEGRKAGQWLTEQYKDAAEDVNIVELQGTTGSAPANDRMAGFAEVIKGNPHLKIIASQTGDFTRAKGKEVMQAFLKANKDIDVLYAHNDDMALGAIQAIEAAGLKPGQDIKIISVDAVKDGMQAASEGKINFIVECNPLLGPQLMQVVQDIVDGKTVEPRIVTEETTFTSEQAKEALPSREY
- a CDS encoding ABC transporter permease, which encodes MKNRMVKHHLFWPLCVLAALLLFNLCYSPDFFAITVHDGHLYGSLIDILNFGAPLMLVAIGMTLVVATKGIDLSVGSIVAISGAVACLGISKGADQNSMGLILTSVLLAVVLSLVLGAWNGLLVSGAGIQPIIATLILMVAGRGIAQLITGGQIITVTSANYAYIGSGSLAALPFSIFVVALMLVIALLLTRRTALGLFIESAGCNPAASLMSGIRARYVILAVYVFCGLCAGIAGLLLSSNVSSADGNNAGLWYELDAILAVVIGGTSLSGGRFYLTGTVIGALIIQTLTTTIYMIGVPPEITLVVKAFVVLAVCLIQSSAFRAAVAARWKTRHYPAEKEVRRHVS